The Scomber japonicus isolate fScoJap1 chromosome 8, fScoJap1.pri, whole genome shotgun sequence genome has a segment encoding these proteins:
- the gpx3 gene encoding glutathione peroxidase 3 translates to MMSALLPLLLLGLLRPCTAVGVSLTQSCDASIDGTIYNYKARTLNGNHTINFSDYAGKSVLFVNVATYUGYTFQYVELNALHEELKQHGFTIFGFPSNQFGKQEPGQRHEILPALKHVRPGNGFVPNFLLFEKGDVNGRDEQGVFTFLKSSCPPVGENFYNPYGRLFWEPLKLSDIKWNFEKFLVGPNGKPVRRWHPSVNISEIRSDIRKHLFQLYTQEVFQ, encoded by the exons ATGATGTCGGCCCtcctgccgctgctgctgctgggtttGCTGCGACCCTGCACGGCCGTTGGAGTCTCGCTCACCCAG TCGTGTGATGCATCCATAGATGGCACCATATACAACTACAAGGCAAGGACCCTAAATGGGAATCACACTATAAACTTCAGTGACTACGCTGGAAAGAGTGTCCTCTTCGTTAATGTGGCTACATACTGAGGATACACCTTCCAGTATGTGG AACTGAATGCACTACACGAGGAGTTGAAACAGCACGGATTTACTATTTTTGGTTTCCCCTCAAACCAGTTTGGGAAACAGGAACCGGGGCAAAGACATGAAATTTTGCCAGCTTTAAA GCATGTCAGACCAGGCAATGGATTTGTTCCAAACTTCCTGCTGTTTGAGAAAGGTGATGTGAATGGAAGAGATGAGCAAGGCGTTTTCACTTTCCTTAAG AGCTCCTGCCCACCAGTTGGAGAAAACTTCTATAACCCCTATGGCAGATTGTTCTGGGAACCTCTTAAGCTCAGTGACATCAAGTGGAACTTTGAAAAGTTCCTGGTGGGGCCCAACGGGAAGCCAGTAAGGAGGTGGCACCCGAGCGTCAACATTTCTGAGATCCGATCCGACATTCGCAAACACCTGTTCCAGCTATACACACAGGAAGTTTTTCAGTAG